Part of the Coprothermobacter sp. genome, ATGCAGCAGCTGTATATCCGTGATGAGAGCAAGACGATCGGAGAGCTCATCAAGACGATGATTGCCAAGACCGGCGAGAACATCGTGGTCGCGCGGTTTGCGCGCTTCAAGATCGGCGGCAAGCCCACAGTCTGCTAGTCTTCGACATACACTCACACCCATGGCGGCGTTGTACAAGAGAGTAGTGCTGAAACTCAGCGGCGAGGCTCTGAAGGGCAGCGCCGCTTCTGGCATCGATTTCTCGGTACTGCAGTTCATCTCGCGAGAAGTGCAGCAGCTTCTTGGACTTGGCGTGCAGGTCGGTGTCGTCATCGGTGGCGGAAACATCTGGCGAGGAGCCAATGCCGAGGGCACGGGTCTGGACCGTGCCACGGCCGACTACATGGGGATGTTGGCGACCATTATGAACGGACTGGCGCTGCAATCGGCGTTCCAGCAGGTGGGACTTGAGGCGAGGGCTATGTCGGCATTGCGCCTGGATCAGGTCTGTGAGCCATACATCCGCCAGCGGGCTCTCGAACACCTCCGAAGGAATCGTGTCGTCATTTTCGTAGGAGGGACCGGTCTCCCGTATTTCACGACGGACACCGTGGCTGCTCTTCGGGCTGTTGAAGTCGGAGCAGATATCTTCCTGAAGGGCACAAACGTGGATGCAGTCTACTCCGGCGATCCACGTACGGACAAGACGGCCGCGCCCTACCATCAGCTGGGGTACGACCAGTTTCTGGCTGACCATCTGAAGGCGATGGACGCAACAGCCGTCTCTCTTTGCCGCGAGAATCATCTCCCAATTCTGCTGTTCAACATGAACAAGCCCGGGAACATCGTCCGGGCGGTGATGCAAGGCGACATTGGAACTCTGATCAAGGAGGCTTAGGTGGACAAGTATTTCACGCCAATCGATGCCAAGATGCAGGCTGCTCATCAGGCCCTTCTCAAGGACTACTCCGAGATTCGCGCCGGTCGAATCACGCCGGCCTACGTCGATGGTGTCGTCGTTGAGGCCTACGGACAGCGTAACCCTCTGAAGGATGTCGCTACGATTTCGGCTCCACAGGCGAAGGTCCTTGTCATAGAACCATGGGACAAGAGCTTGTTGAAGGAAGTTGAGCGCGCCATCCTGAAGGCCAACATCGGCGTCACACCCACCAATGACGGCCAGCGTGTGCGGCTCGTCTTCCCGGATCTGACTCTTGAAGAGCGGAAGAAGATGGTAGCTCGTATCTCTCAGCTCACAGAGAAGTTCCGCGAAGAAATCCGCTCCGTTCGCCGTGATGTCCGCGATGATATCAAGGCACAGGAGAAGGCCAAGGAACTGTCCGAGGACGAGCAGCATCGGCTTGAGGAAGAGCTCGACAAGCTCACAGAAAAACATGTCACAGAGATCAACAAAGCCTTCGAAGCCAAGGAGAAGGAGATCCTGTCTCTGTAGAGACGCCTGACGTCGTGACCACAACCAGTCAGCTTCATGTCGCCATTGTGTTGGACGGCAATGGCAGGTGGGCGGTGGAGCGTGGACTCCCTCGAATTGCCGGCCACAGGCAGGGCGCCCAGGTCGTACATGACATCGTGGCGGCCGCGCCCGGGTTGGGCGTGACCGCCTTGACCATTTTTGCCTTCTCGACGGAAAACTGGAAGCGACCGGCGGATGAAGTGAGCTACATCCTACACCTGTTTGTCACCATGGTGACGAAGTGGTTGCCGGAGCTGGTTTCTCAGCACGTGCGTGTGCGGATCATCGGAGACCGTGCAGCGTTGCCCGCCG contains:
- a CDS encoding ribosome recycling factor, with protein sequence MQAAHQALLKDYSEIRAGRITPAYVDGVVVEAYGQRNPLKDVATISAPQAKVLVIEPWDKSLLKEVERAILKANIGVTPTNDGQRVRLVFPDLTLEERKKMVARISQLTEKFREEIRSVRRDVRDDIKAQEKAKELSEDEQHRLEEELDKLTEKHVTEINKAFEAKEKEILSL
- a CDS encoding UMP kinase, whose amino-acid sequence is MAALYKRVVLKLSGEALKGSAASGIDFSVLQFISREVQQLLGLGVQVGVVIGGGNIWRGANAEGTGLDRATADYMGMLATIMNGLALQSAFQQVGLEARAMSALRLDQVCEPYIRQRALEHLRRNRVVIFVGGTGLPYFTTDTVAALRAVEVGADIFLKGTNVDAVYSGDPRTDKTAAPYHQLGYDQFLADHLKAMDATAVSLCRENHLPILLFNMNKPGNIVRAVMQGDIGTLIKEA